The Candidatus Eisenbacteria bacterium genomic interval CCTCGGGCGGATCCTTAGCTCCGCGCCCAGGCGCCTTGAGAGATCCGGCTTGTCGAATCCCCCGCGATCGCGACGCTGGCTGCCGAGCGTCCCGCCGAAGAGCGAGATGGCGCCCCATCCCGATCGATCGGCCCGCAAGAGGATGCCGTCGACCGTTCCCGATCCCACGCCCGCATGGATCCACTGACGGCCGAGCCGAGCGTCGTATCGCAGGGCCCCCGGAGCCGTGCTCGCGGACCGATAGCGAAGGTAGCCGTTGTAGAGGCGTGTCCGCGTCTCGCCCAGGTTCTGGGTCGTGAGATCGTTGCGCGCGGTCAAGAACCCGTGCAGGGACAGCGAGCGCCCCGCGAAGTCGGTCAAATCGAGACGGAGCCTCTCGAACGCGCGCGTCCGGTTCTCGAAGTCGTCGCCCGATCCGCCCTTGGCGACGGCCTGGGAGTAGAGGGCGGTCGAACTCGCGGCGTCGAGGCGGACGGCGGGCGCCGGGCTTGATCCGAGGAGCAGAAGGAGGACCGACAGGACCACGATTCGCAGCGCCTGGACGGCCGCGGCTTTCCTCATCATCCACCTCCCGGTTGGAGAGGGCGGGCGGCCCGTCCTCTCCACCTGAGAATGCGCGGCGGTCAGTCGACCGTCGCGAAGGCCTTGTTCGAGTGGATCCCGCGCGCGCGGGCAGCCAGCTCCGCCATCGACTTCACGCTGGCGCTTCCCCCAACCTGCTGCTCGTCCTTGTGGCACTGGTAGCAGACGAAGTCGAGGGTGACCCCATACCCGTGGGGCACAAAAGTCTCCGATCCCTCGGTCACGAACATCGTCTGCCTCGTGTCGGTCGTGGCTCTGATCTTGAAGATGTGCGTGCGGAGGTCCGCCTTGTAGACGTTGTGAGCCACCGCTGTTTTCGACACGTAAGGCATGTGGCAGTCGATGCACCTCGGGCCCGGGATGTGGCTCAAGTGCGCCGCCTCATCGGCGTGGCACGTCTCGCAGGCGACGCGGATTCCGCTTCCGTCGGGATCGTCCTTCTTGACCCCTCTGTGCGGATCGTGGCAGGTCGTGCAGAGGCTGGCCGCGTGCCCCGCCGACAGCATCTCGTCGTACTGCTCGTGGTGCTCGATGAATCCGCCCTTCGCCAGAGGCTTGTGGTTGGGATCCCGCATGTGGCACTCGCCGCAGAGATCCGAGGACCGGTTGATGTTGATGAGCGTAGGATCTCCGCCGGACGCGACATGCCTGCTTCCGGGCCCATGGCAACGCTCGCATCGGATCCCCGGCTCGTCCCAGGTGCCCATGATCCCCGCGAGGCCATCCTGGTGGACGTTGCCGTTCTCCGCGTAAGTCAACCATCCCGTGGCGTGGCAGGTCCCGCATGTGTAGGGCTTGTCCGGATTCGACGCCTCGTAGGCGACCCAGGGGCTTGCGCCCGAGGGCGGATCGAGGTTGTACTGGGCTATGTTGCCGGTGTGGATGTTGCCCGGCTTGCCTGTCTTGAGGATGAATCGAGCCTTCCAGCCGTAGCCGCCGATCACATAAGCCACATCGCCCCACGCGATGCCGGCCGGGCTCAGGTCGTCGGGCAGCTCGAGCGTCGGATCATCGGGCTTCTCCCCATTGATCACGGCGTTGAGCTTGTGCGGATGCCCGCTGTTCATGAAGTCGTCCCAGACGCCCAGCCGGGAATCGTCGTTGTCGTGGCAGCTCCGGCATGCGTCGCTCCCTACGGCCTCGAGATCGCCGATCGGCTGAGGAGTCGGGCAGTCCTTCGCATCCTCAGCGCAGCCTCCCATCGAGAACGCGGATGCGACAACAATGAAGAACGCGGCAGCGATCCAGCGCGGAGGTTTCATCGCCAGCCTTCCTCCCTCTCGCCTGCGGAGCAGGGTTGTGGTCCTTGGTCTACGCGACCAACCGGAGGACTGCCTCTCGCTCTGAGATTGGGCGCGCTTCTGCCTCCGAAGGGAATCGCGGGTTGCGGCCGTCCCGGACTATCCCTCCGGCCGCCGAGAGTTTATCCCCCCTGTGAGGAGGGGAGTCAAGGCCAATGCTGCCGCGGGGACGGCCGGCCGGGAATCGACGAGGGCGGCCGCAGGCGCGACCGCCCCCCCCCTGTGTGGAGCCCACCCCGGATGGCTACTTGGGAGCCGGGGTCGCGGGCTTGGGAACGTGGTGCTCGATCTTCTTGTAGGCGGCGGCGAAGTCGAACTTCGGCGCGGCCTCCTTGCCGCCCCAGCACTCCTTCGGGGGATCGGGCGCGTGGCAGGCCGCGCAGACCTTCTCGCCCGGTTCGATGAGGCCCTTCTTGAGCGACTCGGCCTTGCTCTTCATGACAGCCATCTCCTTGTAGGCGCTCCCGGGGCCGTGGCAGGCCTCGCACTGCACACCCCGAAGGGCCTCGGCGGTCTTCCCCGCGGCGAGCGCCTTCCCGTGCCCCGTCGTGTGGCACGCCAGGCACTTCTCGTTCTTCTGATTCGCCTCGCCAAGGGTGTCGAACGCCTTCGCGTGCGGAGTCGCCAGCCAGGTCGCGTGGATCTTCCCCTGCGCCTCCGTCTGGTGGCAGATCTTGCATGCGGCCGCTCCGACGTACTTGAATGGCTGCGCGTCCTTCTTGGCCTCCTCCGCGGAGGTCAAACCTGGAACGAAGGCCAGGGCCGCGACGAAGGCAATCAGCAGCAGGAGCAGAAGGTAGGAACCGGTCCTCATCACGAATGCCTCCTCAGGGTTCTTGGATGACCCGGAGCCCCCGGGATCTCCCGCGATGGGAGTCCGGGTCCCTTGCTTGGCAACCCGAAGATTGAATGGGGTTCCGTGATCTGTCAAGGGCGCCCACCCCCTGCCGAGGACCATCCATGCGGTGGGAGGGGATCGGCCATCGGGCAGACTCGGCTAATCGATTCTCTACCAGTCGCTAGAAGGCCTCCAAGTCTCAAGTTCAGTTAAGAGCGGAACGTACGAGTGGAAGCCCGCCTCGAGTGAGGCGGGCTCCTGTCGCATCGCTCCAACGGGACGGGGATAGATCGCTACCGGCATGTGGCCTTGATCTTCCCCCAGGTGGTGTTCCTTCTTCCGGAGGACGAGCCCCGTGTTTCTCATGAAGCCGGCCGCGAGGAGCCTCTTCAGGAATGCCTTGCGGTCCGACTCGAGGCCATAGAGCTCCGACGCCCTCATCCGGAGCAACTCCTCCGGAGAAGAGTAGCCGAGCATCTTCGCGAAGGACTCATTGCACTCGAGGATCGTGCCACTCAGCGTGGTTCGGTAGACCCCCGCGAGGTCTCTCTCGAAGAGCAACCGGTAGTGCTCCAGGAGTCTCGATCCGGACCGGACACGCTTGGATGCGGGGACGCGAAGCGACCCGCCCTCGCCGCGGCGGGTTTTGGGGGCGGATTTCGTTCCGGTGCCCCCCGTCGCAGCCGCGTCTCCCTTCCTGTGGCCGGGGCTCACGCTATCTCCTCTGTCTCCCGTCCGCGCGGCGCGGCCCTGGACAAGGAGAAGTCGAAGGGGCCGCCTTCACCTGTGCGGCCGGTCGCGTAGACGCGGATGGCCGCGTCTCCCTCGACTGGGCAGCGGTACTCGCAGATCCCGCAGCCGACGCACAGATGGGGATCGACTCTGGGTTGGCGGACGCTCTTCTGCGCGCCGTCGAAACCGCGGACCTCGGCCTCCACGAGGGTGATCGCCTTCGGCGAGGTGGGGCAGTGCTCCTCGCACACGATGCAGGGGGTCGCGTAGGCGTAGGGGAGGCAGAGCGGGACATCGACATAGGCCAGGCCCACGACCGTCCGCTCCTTCTCCCGCTGGCTCAGGAGCGGGATCGCGCCTGTGGGACAGACCTGCCCGCATAGGGTGCAGTGATACTCGCAGTAGCCATGCGCGAACCGGAGGGCCGGCGTCCAGAGGGCGAGAGGCCCCGCCTCGAGGGCGATCGGATGGAGGCCGTTGCCGGGACAGACCTTCATGCACTCGCCGCAGCGCACGCACTTGTCGAGGAACTCGTACTCCGTGCCGGCGCCGGGAGGACGGATGAGGGAGGCGGGCGGCTGTCCGCGGGATGGCGAAGCCCTGCCGATGGGGCCTGAGATCGCGCCGATGCCGATGGCGATCAGCAGCCGGCGCCGGCCCACCTCGATCCCGCCGATCGTGGCCGTCGTCGCCGGCTTCGTACGCCGGACCCAGTCCGAAGGGAAGATCGCGGAGAGCCGTGGGCGCCCGAATCCGAAGCTCAATCCCTCTCGGGCGCATGAGGCGGTGCAGTTGCCGCAGACGAAGCACTCCGATGGCCGCCATCCGCCCATGCGATCAGGATCGGCGGCGCCCTGGCAATGGAACGTGCAGAGCGTGCATCCCGAGCAGGCGC includes:
- a CDS encoding PAS domain S-box protein: MSPGHRKGDAAATGGTGTKSAPKTRRGEGGSLRVPASKRVRSGSRLLEHYRLLFERDLAGVYRTTLSGTILECNESFAKMLGYSSPEELLRMRASELYGLESDRKAFLKRLLAAGFMRNTGLVLRKKEHHLGEDQGHMPVAIYPRPVGAMRQEPASLEAGFHSYVPLLTELETWRPSSDW
- a CDS encoding 4Fe-4S binding protein; the protein is MLRKIRIPVQLGFLLLFLYLLIRTLGTGEDSLGSPVRIFLEIDPLVGLTTWLRTGALHGLLALSGITILLSFLLGRFFCGWVCPLGTLSQITARIARPRREERTSDSWRPSQRWKYLVLGAVVAGSLAGSLWTGLLDPLCLLIRSLTVGFAPPLERILRGGAALLASGPLGTLSEPAYRWLRDNTLAPRAPSYEQSALMASILLLLLALSWVRRRFWCRVLCPLGALLGAVARVGTLRLRQSESACSGCTLCTFHCQGAADPDRMGGWRPSECFVCGNCTASCAREGLSFGFGRPRLSAIFPSDWVRRTKPATTATIGGIEVGRRRLLIAIGIGAISGPIGRASPSRGQPPASLIRPPGAGTEYEFLDKCVRCGECMKVCPGNGLHPIALEAGPLALWTPALRFAHGYCEYHCTLCGQVCPTGAIPLLSQREKERTVVGLAYVDVPLCLPYAYATPCIVCEEHCPTSPKAITLVEAEVRGFDGAQKSVRQPRVDPHLCVGCGICEYRCPVEGDAAIRVYATGRTGEGGPFDFSLSRAAPRGRETEEIA